Genomic window (Desulfobacterales bacterium):
GACCCGCGGCGCCACGGTCTCGGTCTCCGAGTCCCGGCCCCGGGAAGAGCTGGACCAGGACCTGGTCAAGGGCCTGAAAAAAGAGGGCATCTACCTGGAGACCGGCGGCCATACGCCGCAACTCTTTTCCTCGGTGGACCTGGTGCTGGTCAGCCCCGGAGTCTCCCTTGACATTGAACCGATCAGCGCGGCGCGCAAGGCCGGGATTCCAGTGGTCGGCGAACTGGCCATTGCCGCCCAGTACCTGAAGACACCGGTGGTGGCGGTTACCGGCACCAACGGCAAGACCACGGTCACCACCATGCTGGGCGACATATTTACCGCGTCGGGCAGGAAAACCTTTGTCGGCGGCAACATCGGCACCCCGCTGTTCGACTACCTGGCCGGCCCCCAGGAGGCCGACGTGGCAGTGGTCGAGGTGAGCAGTTTTCAACTGGACAGCGCGGGCGGCAAAAACGGCTTCCGGCCGGACACCGCCCTGCTTTTAAACATCAGCCCGGACCATCTTGACCGCTACTCGACCTATTCCGCCTACGTTGCCTCCAAGTTCGGGATCTTTACTGCCCAACGGCGGTTTGACAGCGCGATCATGAACTGCGACGACCCGGAGATCATGACCCGGGAACATCTGTGGCCGGCCAGCCGCCGCTTTTTCTTTGGCAGCAATCTGGCGGGAAGGGCCGGGGCCGCCATCCGCGGCGCCCGGGTCTGCCTGAGCGGCCTCGACGGACCGGACCGGGACCGGGACCGGGAAGAATGTTACGACCTTGCCGGCAGCCGGCTGGACCAGCCGCCCAACCTGCAAAACAGCGCGGCCGCCATCCTGGCGGCCAGGCTGATGGGTTGCCCGGCCAGGGGGATCCGCGAGGGACTGGCCCGGTTCAGCCCGCTGCCGCACCGGCTGACCCGGGTGGCGGAGATCAACGGAGTCAGTTATTACGACGATTCAAAGGCCACCAATATCGGCGCGGTCCATTCAGCGCTCGGTTCCATCCAACAGCCGGTGGTGCTGATTGCCGGCGGCCGGGACAAGGGCGGCGACTACAGCCTGTTGAACGACCTGGTCAGGACCAGGGTCAAGGGCCTGGTGCTGATCGGCGAGGCTGCCGACAGCATGGCCCGCTGTTTCGCGGAACTGACCCGGGTGGAACGGGCAACCACCCTTGAGGAGGCGGTGCGGACCGCAACCGATCTGGCCGAACCCGGGGACGCGGTACTGCTGTCGCCGGCCTGCGCCAGTTTCGACATGTTCACCAGCTACGGCCACCGCGGCGAGGTGTTCCGCCGGGCGGTGCATGCCTTGCCGGAAAAGGGGTAAGCAACCATATGGCCGACACACCGACATATAGAATAGTGATCACCGGCGGCGGCACCGGGGGCCACCTCTTTCCCGGAATCGCCCTGGGCCAGGCCTTGCTCCGCACCTATCCCGGCAGTTCGGTGCTCTTTGTCAGCACCGCACGGAGCATCGACAGGACGACCATGGAC
Coding sequences:
- the murD gene encoding UDP-N-acetylmuramoyl-L-alanine--D-glutamate ligase; amino-acid sequence: MTARNQYITADTHVLVVGLGKSGQSALSFCRTRGATVSVSESRPREELDQDLVKGLKKEGIYLETGGHTPQLFSSVDLVLVSPGVSLDIEPISAARKAGIPVVGELAIAAQYLKTPVVAVTGTNGKTTVTTMLGDIFTASGRKTFVGGNIGTPLFDYLAGPQEADVAVVEVSSFQLDSAGGKNGFRPDTALLLNISPDHLDRYSTYSAYVASKFGIFTAQRRFDSAIMNCDDPEIMTREHLWPASRRFFFGSNLAGRAGAAIRGARVCLSGLDGPDRDRDREECYDLAGSRLDQPPNLQNSAAAILAARLMGCPARGIREGLARFSPLPHRLTRVAEINGVSYYDDSKATNIGAVHSALGSIQQPVVLIAGGRDKGGDYSLLNDLVRTRVKGLVLIGEAADSMARCFAELTRVERATTLEEAVRTATDLAEPGDAVLLSPACASFDMFTSYGHRGEVFRRAVHALPEKG